A single Zootoca vivipara chromosome 1, rZooViv1.1, whole genome shotgun sequence DNA region contains:
- the LOC132592806 gene encoding olfactory receptor 5V1-like: MEKTNITKTRDFYFIELSDLPEVRIFLFVAILLIYLITLVGNGSILMAIATDVHLQTPMYFFISSLSFLDVLCPTVTVPKMLQIFMSEDKTISFVGCVLQLFFLIDAVGTEIFLLSVMAYDRYVAICSPLHYTNIMTKRRCAQLAAGTWLTGFINSMIHTSLTFTLSFCEPYKINQYYCDIPPLMAASCSSTYLPELVALLVAGILGGGAFLVTLISYIYIISAILRMRSAEGRRKAFSTCGSHLTVVFLFYGTTIATYVRPTSSYSPKQDRIVSMLYGIVTPMLNPMIYSLRNKDVKRALVKAFGLK; the protein is encoded by the coding sequence ATGGAGAAAACCAATATCACAAAAACAAGAGATTTTTATTTCATAGAGCTGTCTGATCTCCCAGAAGTGCGAATATTCCTCTTTGTAGCAATTCTGCTGATTTACTTGATCACTCTGGTAGGGAATGGATCAATCCTCATGGCAATAGCGACAGATGTTCACCTCCAGACTCCCATGTACTTCTTCATCAGCAGCCTATCTTTCCTGGATGTCCTTTGCCCCACAGTTACAGTGCCAAAGATGCTCCAGATCTTTATGTCGGAGGACAAGACAATATCATTTGTTGGTTGTGTATTACAGCTCTTCTTTCTGATTGATGCTGTGGGCACCGAAATCTTCTTGCTCTCAGTGATGGCGTATGACCGCTACGTGGCAATCTGCAGTCCCCTGCACTACACAAACATCATGACGAAAAGGCGGTGTGCTCAGCTGGCTGCTGGGACCTGGCTAACCGGCTTCATCAATTCCATGATTCATACCTCATTGACCTTTACATTATCCTTCTGTGAGCCCTATAAAATTAACCAATATTACTGCGATATCCCACCACTAATGGCTGCCTCTTGCTCCTCTACCTACCTCCCTGAACTGGTTGCTCTCCTTGTGGCTGGCATTTTAGGAGGTGGTGCTTTCCTGGTCACTCTGATCTCTTACATCTATATCATCTCTGCTATCCTGCGCATGCGCTCTGCTGAGGGAAGGCGCAAAGCTTTTTCTACCTGTGGTTCCCACCTGACTgtagttttcctgttttatgggACCACCATTGCCACCTATGTTCGCCCCACTTCCAGCTATTCGCCCAAACAGGACAGAATTGTTTCCATGCTGTATGGGATTGTTACTCCTATGCTAAACCCTATGATCTACAGCCTGAGGAATAAGGATGTTAAGAGGGCCTTGGTCAAAGCATTTGGCTTGAAATGA